The following is a genomic window from Manihot esculenta cultivar AM560-2 chromosome 9, M.esculenta_v8, whole genome shotgun sequence.
ATTCGTCGCCTCGAGGTACATCGAAGTTCTTTTCCCTTATTGTTTGCGAAGAAGTTGGACTTGTACAAAATTTATTTTGGGAAATTTATAATGGATCTTCTTTATTTCCTTCCAATTTCAACATTTACAAGGAGAGGATGTTGGCCTTTTAATTTAGCACATTTCTGCTACTAAATTTTACTGCAGGATTTCCCTCCGAAAAGCAAGCTAAACAGCAAAAAATATGGCGACCAAAACAGTAAAATAACAGAAGAGCACATTAAGAATAGCTTAGATGGACTTACTGTACATGAGGTAATGTTCCTCTACTTGCTACTCTGACAACTGAGTCGCGTTTAGGATCAAAATCATTGGATGTTCATGATTCAGATTAGTTGAATTCAATCAACTACCATAAACAAATATACCTAAAACATTTTGTGTTAATGGTGATGAAGGCGATCAAGAACAACAAATTATACATACTAGATCACCATGATACAGTGATGCCATACCTGAGGAGGATAAATACTACTTCCACAAAGACATATGCATCAAGAACCCTACTATTCTTGAAAGATGATGGTACTCTGAAGCCTCTAGCAATTGAATTAAGCCTGCCTAATCCTGAGGGAGATCAATTTGGAGCCATTAGCAAAGTATGCATACCAGCTGAAAATGGTGTTGAAGGTTCTATTTGGCAACTGGCTAAAGCTTATGTGGCTGTAATTGACTCTGGCATTCACCAACTTATCAGCCATTGGTATGAAATCTGTCAAGCAAAAAGACTACTAgaagaaatatatttaattgataACAATGAAGGTTAGTTCTAATTTTCCCTATTTTCTTCACAGGTTGCATACCCATGCTGCAATTGAGCCATTTGTGATTGCAACGAATAGGCATCTAAGTGTGCTTCATCCGATATACAAACTTCTGCTCCCTCACTTCCGTGACACAATGAATATAAATGCAGTTGCTAGACAGACACTTATTAATGCTGGTGGATTGTTGGAGTTTACAGTATTTCCTGGTAAGTATGCCATGGAAATGACATCCATGGCTTACAAAAGCTGGAATTTCACAGAACAAGCACTTCCTGAGGATCTAAAGAAGAggtaaaaataatttcattccCTTAATAATGCGTCATTAACCTTCTACTGCATTTCGTTGACAAGTTACCTCTTTGTTGTGTTCAGAGGAATGGCAGTTGAAGATCCTAATTCCCCACACGGTCTACGCTTACTGGTAAAAGACTATCCTTATGCTGTTGATGGGCTTGAGATATGGTCATCAATCAGGGAATGGGTGAAAGATTACTGCTCCTTTTACTACAAGACAGATGACATGGTAATTAAAGATCCTGAACTCCAGTCATGGTGGAAGGAACTTCGCGAGGTAGGCCATGGCGACAAGAAAGAGGAGCCCTGGTGGCCTAAGATGCAGATAAGGGAAGAACTGATAGAATCCTGCACCATAATTATATGGATTGCATCTGCTTTACATGCAGCAATCAACTTTGGGCAATACCCATATGGAGGCTACCTTCCCAATCGTCCAAGCATAAGCCGTAGATTCATTCCTGAAAAAGGAACTCCAGAACATGAGGAGCTTACAATGAACCCAGATAAAGCTTTCTTGAAAACAATCACTGCGCAGCTGCAGACTGTTGTTGGCATTTCCCTTATAGAAATCTTGTCAAGGCATTCATCTGACGAAGTTTATCTTGGACAGCGAGACACACCTGAATGGACAACAGATGATAAACCAATAGAGGCTTTTAAAGAATTTGGGAAGAGGCTGGAAAAAATTGAGGAGAAGATTATAGAGATGAACAGAGATGAGGAACTGAAGAACCGCATTGGACCAGTTATGATGCCATACACTTTGTTATTTCCTCGCAGTGATGTTGGACTTACTGGCAAGGGAATTCCCAATAGTGTTTCGATCTAAAAATTCTCCGCAGGAAAATTTCAGTTCTTGTTTAATATCAATGCACTTTTATGTAGAAAGCTTCAAGTAGCTGTATCAGAATCTGTTCTAGGATTAAGgtaataaaattcataaataatGGGCAGATCAGAACGTAGCAAACCCTCTTCTTCTTGCTGTTTGGTCGATCTGAAAACGAGAAAGAAATTAAAACTCGTTGAATTGTGAAAAATTCTGTCCCTTTCCATAATCCAGGAGGAATTCTGCCTGCTATTAGAAATTCGAATAGAAATgctaaaattgataaattcaTCCATCAAGGCTTCCAGCAGATTTCCAGGGGATTGTAATTCCATACGCTTGTCGTTTAGCTTTACAATAACGTTGTTCAAGGATAAAACGACATGTCGTATTATAGTATCTGAACAGAAAGCGCTACTTCTTGAATATCAAATCGATGAAAAGGATGAATTAGTATTAAATTCttgttttttaaatattaattacttaatttttatttcttaaaacgtcaacattaaatttatttttttataattttacatatatattattaaataaattatttttatatgtaattaattgtattaaaatttaaatatatatatatatatatatatatgtacttttatttttattttttttgagaaatatgtatttttatttttaaaattttatattttaaatctgTACTTTTATTATGAGAAACTAAAAATTTCCATATGAAAATAAcggttttttcaatttaataaagttaaaatacataacatataatttattttcaagaCATTTAAAAACAATAAAGGAGTAGAGACtcaaatttaaatcaaaattatattattttaactacTAAATCATGTCAAATtagtctatttttttaaaaaaattgatatatataaatataaattataacataatattatatatttaaatatattttaataattttaaaaataattaataaaaaattaaatatagaaacttgtaatttaataaactcaaaatacatagtttaaattattttatattatttaatcggTCGAATATATACTAACATTTTTATATTAGTTgagattaatttattaacacttaaattatatttgtaaattatataatgcttgaatttataaaaaataataattaaatataaattaattatattgtttattatttattatttatcaaaaaaattaaaatacaaaaattaaataaaagtaaaatttataatataatctgaTGACCGCTGGAGACACACCTATGACAATAGCCCATTATCTAGAGGCCTTCAAGTCTCCCGCATGAACCAGGTCCGGTCCGGCTAGCCTTAAGACCGGGCTCCAGTTGTCTCCCTCAATCGGGCCGATTCAGTCCATACGGCCCATTAAACAAATTTTATTCGAGTTCAGCTTTAATCCTATCTTCAGGCTCAGTTCGACATTAGAAAGGGATCAACCCATTTGTTTTATGAGTCCATCCGCATGTACGTTCGGGGAGAACCAGAGGCCGTTACGTATGGGTAGGAATTcgatattctcgtacgtccgaATCAACACGACATGGACAAGTGAAGTGAAGAGACAGTTAGTTATGCGTCGTTAGCAGGCAGAAGAAAATGAGTCGTTAGCAGGCAGAAGAAAATGAATACAAAGAAAAAACACTCTCCTAAAAGGGGGCTTTTTTGGAGCTAAGCGGACAGAACAGTGATAAacactattttttaaatttcagatcatcataatcaataaaatttaaaatgtaattaataatatatattattaattttttaataaaatattaataatttttataattttagatattaaataGATTGTTTGATAAGTTAATTCTAagattacataatatttttttcttaatttagtATTTTGGCCACAGATaaataagttatatttttttaaataattaaataattaaataattaatttcaactGAATACTGGCCTTCGGTAAAGAGTATGGGGGAAGCCAAGCCACTATAAAACCCACCAAAAACTAAACCTGGCGCCAAATGAAGGCTCCCAAGTCTGTGCAACTCTACAATTCAAAGTTTCTCCTATTCCTTTCTTCCCTCGACTAAAGATATGTGTATTTATGCTTGATAAAATTGAgtgaaaaatcaatggagaATTCGAAAATTTTCAGCGTTCGAATTGTATCAATAGATTACTACATGGCACCACCAATACCTAACTTCGATATCTGTTACAGTAGCTTTCAAGGTACGAAGGAACCCTAATTACAATTGCAAGAACTAGATAATCTATCTGAGTTTTTGGGATATGTTGCTTTTGCATCATCATTAGTTTAGTTGCAGCAAATTGttaattggagttcaaagttgcAGTTTTGCTATTGATTAGTTTGATGTTTTCATTTTATCTGTGTACAAATTTGAGGCATGAGTTGGAAGGTGAACGAGTGTCTAATGTATTTCTTGAACTTTGAAGGTGGGAAGGTGAACGAGGTTCCTGTTATAAGGATTTATGGCTCCACGCCTGCTGGTCAAAAGACTTGTTTGCACGTTCATAGGGTAAGATTACTGTTGTACTCTTATAATTCTATTTGTAATTATATCAACTTGGATTCCTAGTTGATTCCAGCTGCTATTTGTGTGTAATTTGGGACACATTCCGATTTTGTAGCAAAACTGTGCAATTTGTGCTTTCTCAAATGCACCATTAGCCATCAGGGCCTTTCCAGAGCTTGAGTATGAAATTGGTAAAAATAAGCATTTTGTGGATCAAAATAgggaaaaaatacaaaaaagtgAAATATGGTTCACTCTTTGACCCTAAGTGACTATTGTTCATTTTTGTCAATTTGTTGCATTTGTTTGTCACAATTagcatttttagaaaaaatgacTAACACCGTTAATCCATGTTGATATGGCATTGATACATaataacattattatttttagtgtaAAGTCACCATGGGTATTGAATGACCCATCAGTACCATTTGGTGGTACATGATGGTTTGGACTATCTTTGCTAAAGGAGCATAACACAAGGTATTGGATTGACAAAAGCTAAACCACAGCTTCTTGTGAATCAAAGTGCAAAAACACAAGGATTTCTTTGTTATTTTCCCTTAAAAATTTCCCCATATATTTACAGGGCCTGACCTTGATCCATGTAAAATGAATGGATAATAAACATTGCTCATACCTCATAGTAATGGGCTTGAGTGTTTAGTTTTGCATTGGTGGCACTTttcttgattacttgcttttacTTTTCTTTACATAACACTAGTTGTCTATATTTCTGTTGTAGGCTTTTCCATATTTATATGTCCCATGTTCAGATATACCACTTCATCCAGATCAAGAAGGTACAGTTATGTTAGGAAAAAGGTTAAAAGTATGGTTTATCATTAGTGCACAAGTGATACTTGAAATAGATTCCCCCTCCCCACTCTTTGATTGTTCAACTTCAATCTCACAGGTGACTCCTACACAAATGCAATTTCTCTTGCCCTTGAGAAAGCCTTGAAGGTGTGTGCGGTTCATTCTACTTTCGAGTTTCATTAtatgtttttcattttttttcatggCTAAGTTGAATTCACAGCTTAAAGGTAATGCTGGTTCAAAAAGACAACATGTGCATGGCTGCAGTCTCGTGCGAGCAAGGAAATTTTATGGTTACCACTCATCAGAAGAGTTGTTTGTCAAGATAAACTTGTATCCATAtgttttcttttctaattttatttattttttttaatttatgtttgagagatttactatttagtctctcagtattaccattattaacaaatcaatccttatattttgagaaatctattaaaatatcttatattttctctccgtcaacgaaatagtccttccatcctcttttccgttaaaagcAGATGAagaatgagagaaaaaaaaatttaaatccaaTTTTGCACTCAAATAAAACATCTTatttagtccctgagtattatcattattaacgaGTGAAtccctacattttcaaaaatctattaaagcgttcttatcttttctcagatatattaaaatgtccttattttttctcagatctattaaaacgacCTTATCGTTTCTCTTTGtcaacctcctcctcctcctctttatTGTTTCTCTCCGTcctcgaagaagaagaagagaagaagtggGTTAgtcttttgttatatttttaacggcaaaaatagacggaaggactatttcgttaacAGAAAGGAaagataatgacgttttaataagtttctgaaaatgcagggattgatttgttaataatgacaatactcagtactaaataataaatctcctTTTATGTTTGCttagacggaaggactatttcattgacggagaaaaaatataataatgttttaataaattttaaaaaatgcagagactgacttgttaataatagcaatacttAGCGATTAAATAGGAAatctccttttatgttttcttgcttttctttcatttctataGTGTTCTTGGATTTACATTAGTGAACACCTTGACAAAATCTTATCTATAATCCTCATGATGTCTCTCGTGCTGCCAATCTTCTTCTGGTACTATTCTTAAATCAGCCAGTAATGCATGGTTGTGGTGGCATTCACTCCATTGCAATTTTATGTTGTTGTGCAGTTATTTACCATAACACTACTTTTTTTGGTCTTCTTCTCCAGGGAGGGGCAGTTCTTGATAAAAGCTTACAGCCTCATGAATCTCATATTCCTTTCATTCTCCAATTTCTGGTAAATTTGGACATAATTTGGAGTTAATAAATGAAGTTTTTTTATCATACGAATAAGACTAGATATCCATGAGTTGCAAACTAATTATTGTTGATGTCATTTTATACAATAGTTTACTTGTATCATCATGTCCTTGGTGGTCATTTTCCAGTACTGATGGCATTTGATCACTTTCATGGCTTTCTTTATTGACCCTtcttttcttgatcttgtcCGGTTGTTAGGATGAATTGTATCCATATCCATATCCAACCTCCTAGTCTACGTGAACCATAGTTACTAAAGGTGCGAGATGCCTTAAGTACAAGGGGTCTTGGGGCCTAGGTGCTCTTAAATGAGGTGAGGTGTGAAAGAATAcaaaatgtaataaaaaattaaaattaaattcgtaACAAAACTTGTCAAAGTTACTAATCTGCAAAACATTTGCtagtatataaaataaaaatatttttttaatccaaataaacaaaactaaattattatagaaATCAACGTCAATCATCCTATATTCTTAAATAATTACTCTTCAATCTTTGTCAAAAGTATCAtaattttcttcttcatcaaactTCTCTTCATGTCATACTCCTTCATCATCCTCAAAGCATAAACGTCTGTTAATTGTTTATTATCTACTCGCATTTGTGGGTGTTCCACTCGTTTTTAATACCAGCACTATATGCCATGCTACAGATATTATCTCCTTAATCTAAGCAAAGGCAGACAACCGGACACAAAATCATAACAGGTGGGGAAGTCACAACTCAACAAAATCATAGCAAAGTTAAAGGAGAAAAAAAGATGCTTAAAGAAGTTTCCAATCATGGAGGTGTAGAAGGCTGTAGTATagtaattttcctttttagaaAATCTAAGTACTGGAGAAAATACTAGGAGTCATGAGACATAAAttgaaaaagagagaagaaggaCAAACATTAAAAGGCAGAAATCATTAAAACCTATACCATTATACCATGCCTTAGGTGTGTCTGTGCCTGGTCTGAGGCACTCGCCTCAGTGAGGTTGCCTGCCTTTTAACTATAAGGCGCTGAGGCTTGAGCTTCTTGTGGCTTGGGCTTCTTGCGGCTTGGGCATGCACTTAACAATTATGGCTCGAAAGCAAGCCATTTACATTGGGACTATGGGATTTGCAAATGTTTGCTTGTGGATTCAGACGTTGTTCTATATCGTGGGAGCAAACCCACTTTCCAACTAGGCCAATCCTTTGATGTGCTTTCAGCATCTAAACATCAATACAAGGCAACTTGATGGTGTAATTAATACTGTTGCTGTATTATGTGAGACAGCTTTGTATATTCTGTTTGACCAAAGACAAGGTTACGCAATTTCTTCCTTTAGTTCAATTCTTGCTTGGGTATTTGTAACTTTGTGTAAAACTTTCATCTCATACTGAGAAATTACTTGTTTGGGGGATTTTCAGACATCACTGTGTTGAATTTCCTCATTTTTGAGTGTCCTATTTAGATTGTTTGAGCTTTTCTTCTTTGCAGATTGACTACAACTTGTATGGAATGGGTCATGTGCATTTATCAAAAATGAAGTTCCGTCATCCTGTACCTGATGTTTATACAATGAGAACATTTACCAGGAATATCCTACATGGACTGGAGATGGAAAATTCGACTTGCATGTCTGCTGATTTTCAGGTTATCCATGTGTCTTTTCTTGCAATATGCTTCTGGGATATATTGGAATCAATTAATACTGGTTGTCTTCTTTAAAAAATTGTATGTAAGGCAGTGGATCATTTTCATTAGGCAGGTTTGAGTGGTGGTGAGTCTTTCGATTCTCCAGTTTGGATATCTTCTACCATTCCAGGTGATTGGATGTGGCAGTTTTCCAGTGAATTTGAGCTGTCATCAGATCAGGGCATTTACCAAATTAAACGCCAAAGCATCTGTCAACTTGAGGGAGATGCTACTGTAGATGGTTTGTTTTGCTTTATAATTATGCCCCTTAGCTTATTCTGTTCATAATTTCATCGCCAAATTGTTGAATATTTGTGGTTTGCAGAGATTCTAAACCagcaatttaaaacatatgcatCTCTCTCGCAAACTGGTTCAGATGTAAAAATGGTGCAATCACTTATACCTATTTGGGAGGTTTGCCTGCTGTCTGTCAAATTGGCCTTTTACATGCAATagattgatttttatattaGCTGGCTTTTCCTTTGataaattttctttcctttgaTACAGGAAGAATATGAAAGGAGTGGGTTGCATGAGGCAGCTATACCACCTGATCCTGGAAAACCACTTGCTGAGGATGTTTTGAAAACACTGTCACATGAGCTTGATTTTGAGAGAAAACTTAAAGAGTTGTATAGTAAATCTGAAGGCCTACCTTCATTCGGCAACATTGTAAAATGTCAGCAGTCATTAACATCTGCCTATGAAGATATTTTGGGTGaacatgaaaaaataaattttgataataCCCATGAACAACCTTTAAACTGTTCCGCAGAAAGAGATACTATTGGGTCTTCATCACTGTTGAGTTCTCCATGTGCAGATCAGTTGGACACAACTCCAGCAGAAAGGAAAGATGCTTGCCCAGAATTCTTGTCTGTCAGTGACCTACAATCTACTGAAACAGTTGGAACATTGGATCCAAAGGTTCTCCTTGTTAGCATGTCCTTTCTAActgtagatttttttttccctttctttctGTAAGATCTTATCTTATTATCATAAATGATGAGTTGTTGTCTTCCATTATTGCACATATTAGAGGACTGCTTCAGGTGTTATAAAATTCATTTGTTTCCAGACTGCAGATCCTGAAGCTTTGGACCTTCTAAGGTGGCTTGCCACTTCTCAGGCTGCTGATGATATAAACTCTGATGATGAACTTATTCGTGAGACAATTCTAATTCCACTTTTGCCTGCAAAAACAATTGATGAGGTGCTGGAGAAAGCTAATATGGATTATGAAAGTGAGTCCCAAAAAGAGTGTCAGGACATTCTTGATTCTATTGAAAATTTAGTTG
Proteins encoded in this region:
- the LOC110623462 gene encoding probable linoleate 9S-lipoxygenase 5; its protein translation is MFQNVVDAITGDSSTDGNKKMKCVSGDGECKKIKGSVVLMKKNVLDFNDVHASVLDRLHELLGHGVSLQLISSVNCSDEPAAAENGMREKVGKPAYLEDWITTIAPLTPGDIAFKVTFDWDDEIGVPGAFIIRNNHHSEFYLKTLTLEDVPCQGRIHFVCNSWVYPAKRYKKDRIFFANKTYLPQETPMPLRKYREEELVNLRGDGKGELQEWDRVYDYAYYNELADPDKGPKYVRPILGGSAEYPYPRRGRTGRPPAKSDPKYESRLPLLMSLNIYVPRDERFGHLKMADFLAYALKSIAQFIKPELEALFDSTPNEFDSFDDVLKLYEGGIQLPDGPWLENIRQNIPLEMLKEIFRTDGERLFKFPVPQVIQESKTAWRTDEEFCREMLAGVNPVIIRRLEDFPPKSKLNSKKYGDQNSKITEEHIKNSLDGLTVHEAIKNNKLYILDHHDTVMPYLRRINTTSTKTYASRTLLFLKDDGTLKPLAIELSLPNPEGDQFGAISKVCIPAENGVEGSIWQLAKAYVAVIDSGIHQLISHWLHTHAAIEPFVIATNRHLSVLHPIYKLLLPHFRDTMNINAVARQTLINAGGLLEFTVFPGKYAMEMTSMAYKSWNFTEQALPEDLKKRGMAVEDPNSPHGLRLLVKDYPYAVDGLEIWSSIREWVKDYCSFYYKTDDMVIKDPELQSWWKELREVGHGDKKEEPWWPKMQIREELIESCTIIIWIASALHAAINFGQYPYGGYLPNRPSISRRFIPEKGTPEHEELTMNPDKAFLKTITAQLQTVVGISLIEILSRHSSDEVYLGQRDTPEWTTDDKPIEAFKEFGKRLEKIEEKIIEMNRDEELKNRIGPVMMPYTLLFPRSDVGLTGKGIPNSVSI